AACAACAGCATACCCACCTTCAATACGCTTGTAGACACGCTCTAAGGCATTGAATATATCTTCTGGAGTAGGCACTAACTTGCCTTCTTCATGCAGTTCATGAGCCAGTACGTTCACCAACACTTCAGAGTCGGAAGTGGTGTTAATATGACGTAAGTCCGCTTCAAACACTTCTTGCTTTAACTTTGCTGTATTCGTTAAATTACCATTGTGAGCAAGTGAAATACCATAAGGAGAGTTAACATAAAAAGGTTGTGCTTCAGCAGAACTCGATGTCCCCGCGGTAGGGTAACGAACATGCCCTATGCCTATATTACCGTGTAGCTTTTTCATATGACGAGTGCGAAAAACCTCACTCACCGGTCCATTGTCTTTTCGCAAGCACAATCGTCCATTATGGCTAGTCACCATGCCCGCTGCATCTTGCCCACGGTGCTGAAGAAGGGTTAACGCATCAAATATTGCTTGATTAACCACCGACGTGCCTACGACACCAACGATACCACACATGTTCTAGATCCTCGTGTTGGGGAATTGCGAACTCGTCGCAAAGTTTTTTATCTGTTCAGCTGCTTTGTAAACAGCTAATTACCAAGGACACGGTCTATGAGAGTTGAATCAATAAGATCCGAACTCTTGCCTAACACATCACGTGTCCAATTGTTCAATTGGCCCAGTTGCGGAATCAATTGAGACGTCTTCCAAAATTCTGTTTTCTCGATGGCTGGACTTAAGCTTAACAAAGAGACAAAAGCCACCACAACCAAGCTACCACGAGCAAAACCAAACAACATACCTAGCACTCTATCTGTGCTGGATAATCCTGTGACCTGAATCAAAGAGCCTAATAAATAACTCACCAGCGCCCCGACCACCAAAGTCGCAATAAAAAGAGAAACAAACGACACAATGTAACGTATTTGGTCGCTTTGAACCTGATCAAGTAACAGCGCCTGCATCTGGTCAGAAAACTTGACCGACACCACAAAAGCGACTACCCAAGTTAAAAGCGACAGAACTTCTTTGACAAAACCTCTTTTGAGACTCAACAAAGTAGAAAGAACCACTACTGCAATAATCAACCAATCAACCGTCGACATTGAACCTGCCTGCCCCATGTATACCTCTAAAATACAGCGCTAAAATACAACTCAAAAAATCGCTGCGCAGTTTAACAGATGACTTACATTTTCCAAATACTGAGTGTAAATGTGCGCGTTAATTCACGGAATATTTAATCACAATACCATTGAGACTGAACTTTTTCTTAATGTCCTCACGCATTTCCTCTAATGACTCGCGCTTAAATTCGGGGCCAACATACACCTTATAGAGTGAATTTGTTGTCAAGCTGTACGCATCGTAATTTGCTTTTTTTAACTTCTCAACCAAGCGCTGTGTATTCTCTTTGCTTTTAAATGTCGCTATCTGCAACGTCCAGCGATCAGCTGCCAGCTCAACTGCCGATTTTGACAAAGATTTCGAAGACTCAGCAGAAGCATTACTTTGGACATCGTTGGCCGATTTCGGCACAGGAATAAGCGTGATATCATCGTGGCTTTGGTCATTAGTGCTGGCCAAATCAGACGCCAAACTGTCTACAGGTTGAACGGTTGCGATGTCAATGGTAGGAAAATCAGGTGGATTCGAGATATCCACTCGCACATCTAATTCAGGCGGGCGCTCACCATCCAAAATTAACGGCAATACAACGGCGGCTGAAGCCACCATGATACCGGCACCTATCAGTCTGTATATAAGAGTTTTGTCTATCATGCATTACTCATTGTGAAGGGTCTGTTCAAGGTAGTTACAGACCGTCACAAATGACCCAAATACGACCACAGAACGTTGCTCCTCCTTTGCCCTTAATATGGCAGCATCAAAAGCATCAGTAACACAAGAATAGCCATGTACTTTGTTAAAATTTTGCTCAGAGTGGTTGGAAATAGAC
The sequence above is a segment of the Marinomonas sp. IMCC 4694 genome. Coding sequences within it:
- a CDS encoding SPOR domain-containing protein encodes the protein MIDKTLIYRLIGAGIMVASAAVVLPLILDGERPPELDVRVDISNPPDFPTIDIATVQPVDSLASDLASTNDQSHDDITLIPVPKSANDVQSNASAESSKSLSKSAVELAADRWTLQIATFKSKENTQRLVEKLKKANYDAYSLTTNSLYKVYVGPEFKRESLEEMREDIKKKFSLNGIVIKYSVN
- a CDS encoding CvpA family protein; translation: MSTVDWLIIAVVVLSTLLSLKRGFVKEVLSLLTWVVAFVVSVKFSDQMQALLLDQVQSDQIRYIVSFVSLFIATLVVGALVSYLLGSLIQVTGLSSTDRVLGMLFGFARGSLVVVAFVSLLSLSPAIEKTEFWKTSQLIPQLGQLNNWTRDVLGKSSDLIDSTLIDRVLGN